In a single window of the Labilithrix sp. genome:
- a CDS encoding DUF3570 domain-containing protein: protein MRKLWALRVFLLVLGLVVSRRASAARGWDNPDALALAKEGIDAKKAGDIEKCIAKDSESLNLEDHPYVRLHISSCYAAQKKYKDALINARTALQAALQDDDDELKEASLKRVNDLLPRLAKLKVELPAKSDGLKITLNGKPVKPAQLAEKVTLDPGEYKLEVKSESGKKASFKSTITLDEGDEKTVEVKLKTESGEPDGPPAPPKAPRAVIARASLLMSGYTDTANVHLATPSVTFNVAAPDNEWRAGGGYLVDLITAASPDMVSSASRRFREVRHQASGNGAYKFAFGRVGALGYFSTEPDYRSISFGATYDTETSDGMIMPQVGYRVGLNTLGYRDTPFENFSKSLTTHTLDGGATFIVAPDMLVVATLTLMYEAGEQAKLYRFVPMFTEDVAARVQPGLSPDAVNFNRIDLRPRENLPQQRLRVAANGRLNYKVSPSGTVRLEERLYNDNWGISASTTDGVYLIDLSDRIRVWPHGRFHAQTGASFHQLAYVAAGGTGDAAIIVPQFRTTDRELAPMIGLTGGGGVRLTLTTPGSFPMLGVVVSADVMYNKYLESLYITGRTALWGTVGVEGEF, encoded by the coding sequence TTGCGTAAGCTGTGGGCTCTCCGCGTCTTTCTCCTCGTGCTGGGGCTCGTCGTCTCCCGACGGGCGAGCGCGGCCCGAGGCTGGGACAACCCCGACGCGCTCGCCCTCGCGAAGGAGGGGATCGACGCGAAGAAGGCGGGCGACATCGAGAAGTGCATCGCCAAGGACAGCGAGTCGCTGAACCTCGAGGACCATCCCTACGTGCGGCTCCACATCTCGAGCTGCTACGCCGCGCAGAAGAAGTACAAGGACGCGCTGATCAACGCGCGCACCGCGCTCCAGGCCGCGCTCCAGGACGACGACGACGAGCTCAAGGAGGCCTCGCTCAAGCGCGTGAACGACCTCCTGCCGCGCCTCGCCAAGCTGAAGGTAGAGCTGCCGGCGAAGAGCGACGGGCTCAAGATCACGCTCAACGGCAAGCCGGTGAAGCCGGCCCAGCTCGCGGAGAAGGTCACCCTCGATCCGGGCGAGTACAAGCTCGAGGTGAAGAGCGAGAGCGGCAAGAAGGCCTCGTTCAAGTCGACGATCACGCTCGACGAGGGCGACGAGAAGACGGTCGAGGTGAAGCTGAAGACGGAGAGCGGCGAGCCCGACGGTCCGCCCGCGCCGCCGAAGGCTCCGCGCGCCGTGATCGCGCGGGCGAGCCTCCTCATGAGCGGGTACACCGACACCGCGAACGTCCACCTCGCCACGCCGTCGGTGACGTTCAACGTCGCCGCGCCGGACAACGAGTGGCGCGCGGGCGGCGGCTACCTCGTCGACCTCATCACCGCCGCTTCGCCCGACATGGTGTCGAGCGCGTCGCGCCGCTTCCGCGAGGTGCGCCATCAGGCCAGCGGCAACGGCGCCTACAAGTTCGCGTTCGGTCGCGTCGGCGCGCTCGGCTACTTCTCGACCGAGCCCGACTACCGCTCGATCTCGTTCGGCGCGACCTACGACACCGAGACGAGCGACGGCATGATCATGCCGCAGGTCGGCTACCGCGTCGGCCTCAACACGCTCGGCTACCGCGACACGCCGTTCGAGAACTTCTCGAAGTCGCTGACGACGCACACGCTCGACGGCGGCGCGACGTTCATCGTCGCCCCCGACATGCTCGTCGTCGCGACGCTCACGCTCATGTACGAGGCGGGCGAGCAGGCCAAGCTCTACCGCTTCGTCCCGATGTTCACGGAGGACGTCGCGGCGCGCGTGCAGCCCGGCCTCTCACCCGACGCGGTCAACTTCAACCGCATCGACCTCCGGCCGCGCGAGAACCTCCCCCAGCAACGCCTCCGCGTCGCCGCGAACGGCCGCCTGAACTACAAGGTCAGCCCCAGCGGCACGGTCCGGCTCGAGGAGCGGCTCTACAACGACAACTGGGGGATCTCGGCGTCGACCACGGATGGGGTCTACCTCATCGACCTGAGCGATCGCATCCGGGTGTGGCCGCACGGGCGCTTCCACGCGCAGACCGGCGCCTCGTTCCACCAGCTCGCCTACGTCGCGGCGGGAGGCACCGGCGACGCGGCGATCATCGTGCCGCAGTTCCGGACGACCGACCGCGAGCTCGCGCCGATGATCGGGCTCACCGGCGGCGGCGGCGTCCGCCTCACGCTCACGACCCCCGGCTCGTTCCCGATGCTCGGCGTCGTGGTGTCCGCGGACGTGATGTACAATAAGTACCTCGAGTCGCTCTACATCACGGGCCGCACCGCGCTGTGGGGCACCGTCGGCGTCGAAGGCGAATTCTGA
- a CDS encoding protein kinase has translation MERVIADRFVVERLVGSGGMGEVFRAHDKVLGGPVAIKVLYTSMKRDADRFKQEAQILADISHPRIVRYVAHGMIEGGRPWLAMEWLEGEDLADRLERSGLGLRDALLLARRTAEALAALHDRNVVHRDVKPSNIFLTDNDVDRAKVLDLGVARLLHGAQPSTRSGVMVGTPGYMAPEQARGTREIDARADVFALGCVLYECIAGRPAFQSDNIASLLAKILLETPPSLREIGCEIPLPLDELVQRMLAKAPAARPASAAAVLKELETFGAIADGPAVRASTPAMRALTAGERRLVCVVMSTAPALAQDDSQPDLGAFGPTDSGTETMAASFDPRTLVTSFGAEAEVLADGTIVATLTGMGGAGDQAAQAARCALALRSHLIDAPVVLATGLATVTGRSAVGEVIERAAAILASARVRHGAIGEDSLGGQSPVFLDETTAGLLDMGFDVGGDERGLFIRGLRERDAKARTLLGKPTPFVGRDRELSTLEALFEECANEPVARAVLVTGFPGAGKSRLVAEMMRQMQRPGVELWLARGDAMSQGSPFALALRLLRRGAGITGGEPLVVRQQKLRARVARHVAEADVVRVTEFLGEVASIPFNDTDSVQLRAARQDVQLMGDQMRRAFCDLVLAESRANPFVLVLEDLHWGDLPSVNLLDAALRAANEQSFMVLAVARGEVHDAFPQLWAQRSLQEVRLGPLVRRAGEKLVRDVLGEDLPATEVARLLDRAAGNVFYLEELIRAFAEGTGRVTRASIPPPGTIPPPPTSSTVMNAGEPWSLPTTVLAMVEARLQRLDPMARRVMRAASVFGEAFWRGGVVALTGGQYKATEIDEWIAELVRREIVQRRDNSRFELETEYAFRHAIVRDAAYQMLTTEDQELGHRLAADWLEKAGEDDPMVLGEHFERGGNRARAAFFYARAAFQALEGNDFVAAKLRADRALQAGAGADVRGQLQLVLAEASRWSGEHEAARGHALAALEALEARSADWYVAAAEATESAMTLGHVDEAHGIARRLTEDDAPMSPARVIASSRIAVVLGVTGMYDVATQLLAPIERATELLDREPAARAFLLSANVSRALWEPDLERAVVLADSAIASFEEIGDARNATRQRQKAGWALAELGAYDEAEAILTRARADAERLGLVAVANDATLRLAFVCVRTGRYDHAVALTNEIIAAYSAQRDRAGEAHARAYLASVYYFGGHFSAAATEARGCLALIEHSPPYRAAVLGFLALTLMHEGAPPAEVVATAKEAFDLLEELTGIAEGEAVVRIAYAEALHYAEDLEGAKKAVASARDRLLARAAKIGNASYKRSFLGAVRENSRTLARAGEWLA, from the coding sequence GTGGAGCGCGTCATCGCCGATCGGTTCGTCGTCGAACGCCTCGTCGGCTCGGGCGGGATGGGCGAGGTGTTCCGCGCGCACGACAAGGTCCTCGGCGGCCCCGTCGCGATCAAGGTGCTCTACACGTCGATGAAGCGCGACGCGGATCGCTTCAAGCAAGAGGCGCAGATCCTCGCCGACATCTCGCATCCGCGCATCGTCCGCTACGTCGCGCACGGGATGATCGAAGGCGGGCGCCCCTGGCTCGCGATGGAGTGGCTCGAAGGCGAGGACCTCGCCGATCGCCTCGAGCGGAGCGGGCTCGGCCTCCGCGATGCGCTCCTCCTCGCGCGCCGCACCGCGGAGGCGCTCGCGGCGCTGCACGATCGGAACGTCGTCCATCGCGACGTGAAGCCGTCGAACATCTTCCTCACCGACAACGACGTCGATCGCGCGAAGGTCCTCGACCTCGGCGTCGCGCGGCTCCTCCACGGCGCGCAGCCGTCGACGCGGAGCGGGGTGATGGTCGGCACGCCCGGGTACATGGCGCCGGAGCAGGCGCGCGGGACGCGCGAGATCGACGCGCGCGCGGACGTGTTCGCGCTCGGCTGCGTGCTCTACGAGTGCATCGCGGGCCGGCCCGCGTTCCAGTCGGACAACATCGCCTCGCTCCTCGCGAAGATCCTCCTCGAGACGCCGCCCTCGCTCCGCGAGATCGGCTGCGAGATCCCGCTCCCGCTCGACGAGCTCGTGCAGCGCATGCTCGCGAAGGCGCCCGCCGCGCGGCCGGCCAGCGCGGCGGCGGTGTTGAAGGAGCTCGAGACCTTCGGCGCGATCGCGGACGGCCCCGCCGTGCGCGCGAGCACGCCCGCGATGCGCGCGCTCACCGCCGGCGAGCGCCGCCTCGTCTGCGTGGTGATGAGCACGGCGCCGGCGCTCGCGCAGGACGACTCGCAGCCCGACCTCGGCGCGTTCGGTCCGACCGACTCGGGGACCGAGACGATGGCGGCGTCGTTCGATCCGCGCACGCTCGTCACGAGCTTCGGCGCGGAGGCGGAGGTCCTCGCCGACGGCACGATCGTCGCGACGCTCACCGGGATGGGCGGCGCCGGCGATCAAGCCGCGCAGGCGGCGCGCTGCGCGCTCGCGCTCCGCTCGCACCTCATCGACGCGCCGGTCGTCCTCGCGACCGGGCTCGCCACCGTGACGGGGCGGAGCGCGGTCGGTGAGGTCATCGAGCGGGCGGCGGCGATCCTCGCGTCGGCGCGCGTGCGCCACGGCGCGATCGGCGAAGATTCGCTCGGCGGCCAGAGCCCGGTGTTCCTCGACGAGACGACGGCGGGGCTCCTCGACATGGGCTTCGACGTCGGCGGCGACGAGCGCGGGCTCTTCATCCGCGGCCTCCGCGAGCGCGACGCGAAGGCGCGCACGCTCCTCGGCAAGCCGACGCCGTTCGTCGGGCGCGACCGCGAGCTCTCCACCCTCGAGGCGCTCTTCGAGGAGTGCGCGAACGAGCCGGTCGCGCGCGCGGTGCTCGTCACCGGCTTCCCCGGCGCGGGCAAGTCGCGCCTCGTCGCCGAGATGATGCGGCAGATGCAGCGCCCCGGCGTGGAGCTGTGGCTCGCGCGCGGCGACGCGATGAGCCAGGGCTCGCCGTTCGCGCTCGCCCTTCGACTGCTGCGCCGCGGCGCAGGGATCACCGGCGGGGAGCCGCTCGTCGTACGGCAGCAGAAGCTCCGCGCGCGCGTGGCGCGTCACGTCGCGGAGGCGGACGTCGTGCGCGTGACCGAGTTCCTCGGCGAGGTCGCGAGCATCCCGTTCAATGACACCGACAGCGTGCAGCTCCGCGCCGCGCGGCAGGACGTGCAGCTGATGGGCGATCAGATGCGGCGCGCGTTCTGCGATCTCGTCCTCGCGGAGTCGCGCGCGAACCCGTTCGTGCTCGTGCTCGAGGACCTGCACTGGGGCGACCTACCGAGCGTGAACCTGCTCGACGCCGCGCTGCGCGCCGCGAACGAGCAGAGCTTCATGGTCCTCGCGGTGGCGCGCGGCGAGGTGCACGACGCGTTCCCGCAGCTCTGGGCGCAGCGCTCGCTCCAGGAGGTGCGCCTCGGTCCGCTCGTGCGCCGCGCGGGCGAGAAGCTCGTGCGCGACGTGCTCGGCGAGGACCTCCCCGCGACGGAGGTGGCGCGCCTGCTCGATCGCGCGGCGGGCAACGTCTTCTACCTCGAGGAGCTGATCCGCGCGTTCGCGGAGGGGACCGGGCGCGTCACGCGCGCGAGCATCCCGCCGCCGGGGACGATCCCGCCGCCGCCGACCTCGTCGACGGTGATGAACGCGGGCGAGCCGTGGTCGCTCCCCACCACCGTGCTCGCGATGGTGGAGGCGCGCCTCCAGCGGCTCGATCCGATGGCGCGGCGGGTGATGCGCGCGGCGAGCGTGTTCGGGGAGGCCTTCTGGCGCGGCGGCGTCGTCGCGCTCACGGGCGGGCAGTACAAGGCGACGGAGATCGACGAGTGGATCGCGGAGCTCGTGCGGCGCGAGATCGTGCAGCGGCGCGACAACTCGCGCTTCGAGCTCGAGACGGAGTACGCGTTCCGCCACGCGATCGTGCGCGACGCCGCGTACCAGATGCTGACGACGGAGGACCAGGAGCTCGGGCATCGCCTCGCGGCCGACTGGCTCGAGAAGGCGGGGGAGGACGATCCGATGGTGCTCGGCGAGCACTTCGAGCGCGGAGGCAACCGCGCCCGCGCGGCCTTCTTCTACGCGCGCGCCGCGTTCCAGGCGCTCGAGGGCAACGACTTCGTCGCGGCGAAGCTCCGCGCGGACCGCGCGCTCCAGGCCGGCGCCGGCGCGGACGTGCGCGGGCAGCTCCAGCTCGTGCTCGCGGAGGCGTCGCGGTGGTCGGGCGAGCACGAGGCCGCGCGCGGCCACGCCCTCGCCGCGCTCGAGGCGCTCGAGGCGCGCTCCGCGGATTGGTACGTCGCGGCGGCGGAGGCGACCGAGTCGGCGATGACGCTCGGCCACGTCGACGAGGCGCACGGCATCGCGCGGCGCCTCACCGAAGACGACGCGCCGATGAGCCCCGCGCGCGTGATCGCGAGCTCCCGCATCGCGGTCGTGCTCGGCGTCACCGGCATGTACGACGTCGCGACGCAGCTGCTCGCGCCGATCGAGCGCGCGACGGAGCTCCTCGATCGCGAGCCGGCGGCGCGCGCGTTCCTGCTCTCGGCGAACGTCTCGCGCGCGCTGTGGGAGCCGGACCTCGAGCGCGCGGTCGTCCTCGCGGACAGCGCGATCGCGTCGTTCGAGGAGATCGGCGACGCGCGGAACGCGACGCGGCAGCGCCAGAAGGCGGGGTGGGCGCTCGCGGAGCTCGGGGCCTACGACGAGGCGGAGGCGATCCTCACGCGGGCGCGGGCGGACGCGGAGCGGCTCGGCCTCGTCGCGGTCGCGAACGACGCGACGCTGCGGCTCGCGTTCGTCTGCGTGCGCACGGGGCGCTACGACCACGCGGTGGCGCTGACGAACGAGATCATCGCGGCGTACTCCGCGCAGCGCGATCGCGCCGGCGAGGCGCACGCGCGCGCGTACCTCGCGAGCGTCTATTACTTCGGCGGGCACTTCTCCGCCGCGGCGACGGAGGCGCGCGGCTGCCTCGCGCTGATCGAGCACTCGCCGCCGTACCGCGCCGCGGTGCTCGGCTTCCTCGCGCTCACGCTGATGCACGAGGGCGCGCCGCCGGCGGAGGTCGTCGCGACGGCGAAGGAGGCGTTCGACCTCCTCGAGGAGCTCACCGGCATCGCGGAGGGCGAGGCGGTCGTGCGCATCGCCTACGCGGAGGCGCTCCACTACGCCGAGGACCTGGAGGGCGCGAAGAAGGCGGTCGCGTCCGCGCGCGATCGCCTGCTCGCGCGCGCGGCGAAGATCGGCAACGCATCGTACAAGCGCAGCTTCCTCGGCGCCGTCCGCGAAAACAGCCGCACCCTCGCCCGCGCCGGCGAATGGCTAGCGTGA
- a CDS encoding serine/threonine protein kinase, whose amino-acid sequence MMAAARSPIRVVGRYALYNEIAAGGMATIHLGRLLGPVGFARTVAVKRLHPQYAKDPEFVSMFLDEARLAARVQHPNVVATIDVVATDGELFLIMDYVRGESLSKLLRMVRKKNAHVPPRIAAAIMCGFLHGLHSAHEAKDERGSPLNLVHRDVSPQNVLVGADGIPRVLDFGIAKAAGRIQVTRDGQIKGKLAYMPPEQLAGRELSRAVDIYASAVVMWETLTAERLFKAETEAETLTRILRAPVPSPSEVYAGVPREFNAPVLKSLSRDPTKRHATAKELALELERCVGIASPTEVGEWVEDLVGPSLNAREEAIAQIELSSQSITVSQSIPPPESSDSDFARSSRAIVAAAGGAIDTIPYGSEHAPGHVPPKRATPEDTGTRTRSNLFTSTMQLPLSRKLPIFASLAGLLVLIVVVVFVVAGKAGDAPKPIASNAPAASGGDPAPSSAPASPDRAIPDPPASAAANDEPLELGDDDAKPEPEPEKPRPTAPRAPIVHPRPQPAPAPKASATPVKKGCEQNFTIDPTTGRKTYKLECM is encoded by the coding sequence ATGATGGCTGCCGCGCGCTCACCGATCCGCGTGGTAGGGCGCTACGCGCTCTACAACGAGATCGCCGCCGGCGGCATGGCGACGATCCACCTCGGCCGCCTCCTCGGGCCGGTCGGCTTCGCGCGCACGGTGGCGGTCAAGCGGCTGCACCCGCAGTACGCGAAGGACCCCGAGTTCGTCTCGATGTTCCTCGACGAGGCGCGCCTCGCCGCGCGCGTGCAGCACCCGAACGTCGTCGCGACGATCGACGTCGTCGCGACCGACGGCGAGCTGTTCCTCATCATGGACTACGTCCGCGGCGAGTCGCTCTCGAAGCTGCTCCGCATGGTGCGCAAGAAGAACGCGCACGTGCCGCCGCGCATCGCCGCCGCGATCATGTGCGGGTTCCTCCACGGCCTGCACTCCGCGCACGAGGCGAAGGACGAGCGCGGCTCGCCGCTGAACCTCGTCCATCGCGACGTGTCGCCACAGAACGTCCTCGTCGGCGCCGATGGGATCCCGCGCGTCCTCGACTTCGGCATCGCGAAGGCAGCGGGACGCATCCAGGTCACGCGCGACGGCCAGATCAAGGGCAAGCTCGCGTACATGCCGCCGGAGCAGCTCGCCGGCCGCGAGCTCTCGCGCGCGGTCGACATCTACGCGTCCGCCGTCGTCATGTGGGAGACCCTCACCGCGGAGCGCCTCTTCAAGGCGGAGACCGAGGCGGAGACGCTCACGCGCATCCTCCGCGCGCCGGTCCCCTCCCCGAGCGAGGTCTACGCCGGCGTCCCGCGCGAGTTCAACGCGCCGGTCTTGAAGTCGCTCTCGCGCGATCCGACGAAGCGTCACGCGACCGCGAAGGAGCTCGCGCTGGAGCTCGAGCGGTGCGTCGGGATCGCGAGCCCGACCGAGGTCGGCGAGTGGGTCGAGGACCTCGTCGGTCCGTCGCTCAACGCGCGCGAGGAGGCGATCGCCCAGATCGAGCTCAGCTCGCAGAGCATCACGGTGTCGCAGTCGATCCCGCCGCCGGAGAGCAGCGACTCCGACTTCGCTCGCTCCTCCCGCGCGATCGTCGCGGCCGCGGGCGGCGCGATCGACACGATCCCGTACGGCTCCGAGCACGCGCCGGGGCACGTCCCGCCGAAGCGCGCGACGCCGGAGGACACCGGCACGCGCACGCGCTCGAACCTCTTCACCAGCACGATGCAGCTCCCGCTGAGCCGGAAGCTCCCCATCTTCGCGTCGCTCGCGGGGCTCCTCGTGCTGATCGTCGTGGTCGTGTTCGTCGTCGCGGGCAAGGCCGGGGACGCGCCGAAGCCGATCGCGTCGAACGCGCCGGCCGCGAGCGGCGGCGATCCCGCGCCGAGCAGCGCGCCGGCGAGCCCCGACCGCGCGATCCCCGATCCGCCCGCCTCCGCGGCGGCGAACGACGAGCCGCTGGAGCTCGGCGACGACGACGCGAAGCCGGAGCCGGAGCCGGAGAAGCCGCGGCCGACGGCGCCGCGCGCCCCGATCGTCCACCCGCGCCCGCAGCCCGCCCCCGCGCCGAAGGCGAGCGCGACGCCGGTGAAGAAGGGCTGCGAGCAGAACTTCACGATCGACCCCACGACCGGGCGCAAGACGTACAAGCTCGAGTGCATGTAA
- a CDS encoding protein kinase translates to MGVVFVALDPALERKVALKLVRPDEGDSTASLRMSREARAMAKLTHPNVVTVHDVGELPDGQLFLAMELVEGGTLRASARPGDLAQTIDLFLQAARGLAAAHEAGLIHRDFKPDNVLVGRDRRVRVGDFGLVRAADDAPFAAGALTKSGAVLGTPAYMAPEQHLGLPASAKADQYAFAVALHEAIAGERPFTGEYEEIREAKLHRRPPPLPTHAHAPAAIALLLDRALDRDPDRRHPSMKEVIALLETAATDLARTPAPPIAATPPNLARTPALPIAAATAWRERPATSKVGVGTVVGLAFAAVFTVFAFFMIFVVKWTSAGKVHESSLPSPRGSGDVTPPLVPAFVPVVASPSMKAELPCPAGTTIFRDELVLACRRPDRKFHGPFLRFHTNGKLQQQGTYVDDKMNGRFFRFDAEGNPWSIENRVDDRREGVQLMLHANRKVWREEPYAGGVLHGVVREWSSDGTFRKRTRFEHGNVVERE, encoded by the coding sequence ATGGGCGTCGTCTTCGTCGCGCTCGATCCGGCGCTCGAGCGGAAGGTCGCGCTGAAGCTGGTTCGCCCGGACGAGGGTGACTCGACGGCGAGCCTTCGCATGTCGCGCGAGGCGCGAGCGATGGCGAAGCTCACGCACCCCAACGTCGTGACGGTCCACGACGTCGGCGAGCTCCCCGACGGCCAGCTCTTCCTCGCGATGGAGCTCGTCGAAGGCGGGACCTTGCGCGCGAGCGCGCGGCCGGGCGACCTCGCGCAGACGATCGACCTGTTCCTCCAGGCAGCGCGCGGCCTCGCCGCGGCGCACGAGGCGGGGCTGATCCACCGCGACTTCAAGCCGGACAACGTGCTCGTCGGGCGCGACCGGCGCGTGCGCGTCGGCGACTTCGGGCTCGTCCGCGCCGCCGACGACGCGCCGTTCGCCGCGGGCGCGCTGACGAAATCCGGGGCCGTCCTCGGCACGCCCGCGTACATGGCGCCGGAGCAGCACCTCGGACTGCCCGCGTCCGCGAAGGCCGATCAATACGCGTTCGCGGTCGCGCTCCACGAGGCGATCGCAGGCGAGCGCCCCTTCACCGGAGAGTACGAGGAGATCCGAGAGGCGAAGCTGCATCGCCGCCCGCCGCCGCTCCCCACCCACGCACACGCACCGGCGGCCATCGCCCTGCTGCTCGATCGCGCGCTCGATCGCGATCCCGATCGCCGTCACCCCTCGATGAAAGAGGTCATCGCGCTTCTCGAGACGGCAGCGACCGACCTCGCGCGCACGCCGGCGCCCCCCATCGCAGCGACGCCGCCCAACCTCGCGCGCACGCCAGCGCTCCCCATCGCAGCGGCGACTGCGTGGCGGGAGCGGCCGGCGACGAGCAAGGTCGGGGTGGGAACCGTGGTCGGCCTGGCGTTCGCTGCCGTATTTACCGTATTTGCCTTCTTTATGATCTTCGTCGTCAAATGGACGAGTGCAGGTAAGGTGCACGAATCCTCGCTGCCGTCACCGCGTGGGTCCGGTGACGTGACGCCGCCGCTCGTGCCTGCGTTCGTCCCCGTCGTGGCGTCGCCTTCGATGAAGGCGGAGCTTCCCTGCCCGGCGGGCACGACGATCTTCCGCGACGAGCTCGTGCTCGCGTGCCGGCGCCCCGACCGGAAATTCCACGGTCCCTTTCTCCGCTTCCATACGAACGGCAAGCTCCAGCAGCAAGGCACGTACGTCGACGACAAGATGAACGGCCGGTTCTTCCGCTTCGACGCCGAAGGGAACCCGTGGTCGATCGAGAACCGCGTCGACGACCGGCGCGAGGGCGTGCAGCTCATGCTCCACGCGAACCGCAAGGTCTGGCGCGAGGAGCCGTACGCCGGCGGCGTCCTCCACGGCGTCGTCCGCGAATGGAGCTCCGACGGCACGTTCCGAAAGCGAACCCGCTTCGAGCACGGCAACGTCGTCGAGCGCGAGTGA
- a CDS encoding PEP/pyruvate-binding domain-containing protein: MRRLFFVLLLIAACDRKANTTEAQPASSKAGPAPSASIAAPVDAGPRAWPVWTAKIANEEEFEHYSTQTGNERFLKLVVDLHTKATYYADADLYPMHKDFIFAEILKKPRTPEAVAAFDKNYGKDKPDFLMLYVVHHLKQDVWTLAYWEGDKATAAHTRLAFERLKATFYAAEKVKLRPCSNDQEAVAKELAGEIESISNDALYKALSYQLFHAGVAVGKLRVVRGNPERAVFAPDEIVILSEPLTDLTPVAGIVSESFSTPLSHVNLRAAAWDVPNAGMNGATKAFAALEGKVVRYEAGTLGADIRLATPEEIAAAQKAKRERTTIQVPKANLGATSLATLNELHAADASAYGTKAANLGEIVNAKLAGVAVPPGFGIPIGYYAKHVEAIGIPAQLDELLADPKFKSSPAERKSALEKVRKRIKDAPLAPELVALLRDSLAKLTEDAGADPGVFVRSSTNAEDLDGFSGAGLYDTVPNVHGAAAVGDAVKQVWASVWNLAAYEERELYKVDQKQVYGAVLVQIGVPATAAGVLVTAHPTDKKDKHTIQINAKSGLGMRVVDGKKLPEIVLYNTFNKGLRIVSRSDEDTMLVFSGDGGVREVPNPKKGEPILTNARVEKLAAAALKLRGVFPKERPLDIEWVLKGEELFIVQSRPFMGGPD; the protein is encoded by the coding sequence ATGCGCCGGCTCTTCTTCGTGCTCCTCCTGATCGCGGCCTGCGATCGCAAAGCGAATACGACCGAGGCGCAGCCTGCTTCTTCCAAAGCAGGGCCTGCGCCTTCGGCGTCCATCGCGGCGCCGGTGGACGCGGGGCCGCGCGCGTGGCCGGTGTGGACCGCGAAGATCGCGAACGAGGAGGAGTTCGAGCACTACTCCACGCAGACCGGGAACGAGCGGTTCCTCAAGCTCGTCGTCGACCTGCACACGAAGGCGACGTACTACGCGGACGCCGACCTCTACCCGATGCACAAGGACTTCATCTTCGCGGAGATCCTGAAGAAGCCGCGCACGCCGGAGGCGGTCGCCGCCTTCGACAAGAACTACGGGAAGGACAAGCCCGACTTCTTGATGCTCTACGTCGTGCATCACCTGAAGCAGGACGTCTGGACGCTCGCGTACTGGGAGGGCGACAAGGCGACGGCGGCGCATACGCGGCTCGCGTTCGAGCGCCTGAAGGCGACGTTCTACGCCGCGGAGAAGGTGAAGCTCCGGCCGTGCTCCAACGATCAGGAGGCGGTCGCGAAGGAGCTCGCTGGCGAGATCGAGAGCATCTCGAACGACGCGCTCTACAAGGCGCTCAGCTACCAGCTGTTTCACGCCGGCGTCGCGGTCGGGAAGCTCCGCGTCGTGCGCGGGAACCCGGAGCGAGCGGTCTTCGCGCCGGACGAGATCGTCATCCTCTCGGAGCCGCTCACCGATCTCACGCCCGTCGCCGGCATCGTCTCCGAGTCGTTCTCCACCCCGCTCTCGCACGTGAACCTCCGCGCGGCGGCGTGGGACGTCCCGAACGCGGGGATGAACGGCGCGACGAAGGCGTTCGCCGCGCTCGAGGGCAAGGTCGTCCGCTACGAGGCGGGCACGCTCGGCGCCGACATCCGGCTCGCGACGCCGGAGGAGATCGCGGCGGCGCAAAAGGCAAAACGCGAGCGGACGACGATCCAGGTCCCGAAGGCGAACCTCGGCGCGACGTCGCTCGCGACGTTGAACGAGCTCCACGCCGCCGACGCGAGCGCTTATGGCACGAAGGCGGCGAACCTCGGGGAGATCGTGAATGCCAAGTTGGCGGGCGTCGCGGTCCCGCCCGGATTCGGAATACCGATTGGCTACTACGCAAAACACGTCGAGGCGATCGGGATCCCGGCGCAGCTCGACGAGCTCCTCGCCGATCCGAAATTCAAATCGAGCCCCGCCGAGCGCAAGTCCGCTCTCGAGAAGGTGCGAAAACGGATCAAGGACGCGCCGCTCGCGCCGGAGCTCGTCGCGCTGCTCCGCGACTCGCTCGCCAAGCTCACCGAGGACGCCGGCGCCGACCCCGGCGTCTTCGTGCGCAGCTCCACCAACGCGGAGGACCTCGACGGCTTCTCGGGGGCGGGGCTCTACGACACGGTCCCGAACGTGCACGGCGCGGCGGCGGTGGGCGACGCGGTGAAGCAGGTCTGGGCGAGCGTCTGGAACCTCGCCGCCTACGAGGAGCGTGAGCTCTACAAGGTCGATCAGAAGCAGGTCTACGGCGCGGTGCTCGTCCAGATCGGCGTGCCCGCGACCGCGGCGGGGGTCCTCGTCACCGCGCACCCGACCGACAAGAAGGACAAGCACACGATCCAGATCAACGCGAAGAGCGGCCTCGGCATGCGCGTCGTCGACGGCAAGAAGCTCCCCGAGATCGTCCTCTACAACACGTTCAACAAGGGCCTCCGCATCGTGTCGCGCTCCGATGAAGACACGATGCTGGTGTTCTCCGGCGACGGCGGCGTGCGCGAGGTCCCGAACCCGAAGAAGGGCGAGCCGATCCTCACCAACGCGCGCGTCGAGAAGCTCGCCGCCGCGGCGCTCAAGCTCCGCGGCGTCTTCCCGAAGGAGCGCCCGCTCGACATCGAGTGGGTGCTGAAGGGCGAGGAGCTCTTCATCGTCCAGTCCCGCCCGTTCATGGGCGGCCCGGACTAG